One genomic window of Blastocatellia bacterium includes the following:
- a CDS encoding FAD-binding oxidoreductase, translating into MSKAQTELAAALAAIVGSANLTANPALRLSGLAPAALVKPANAAEVADCLRVCSSMNAAVIPAGQGQWLECGNPLRRADVVLSLERMSRIVDYSAPDLTITVEAGITLKELNETISRDRLWLPLDPPGASAATVGAVVACNQSGALRCGFGTPRDYVIGLKLAHADGRASKSGGRVVKNVAGYDLNKLYVGSYGTLAVITEVTFKLRPQPEQCVTVVVTPSRSGRLTGLARQVIGMQLQPVACVVLFTPGAEKLLLRFADNAAAVKAQEDALRQATGKADRMADFSGADEVALWEKVNDMDRAGQVVLRMSVPLSKTVDLYEVLVDESRGLLRADFGSGIVREATDVTDGLIIKIEQRRAAVEQLGGTLFIEQAPLEVRRQVDAWGEVGTAARLMQAVKEKFDPRGTLNPGRFVAGI; encoded by the coding sequence ATGAGCAAAGCACAAACAGAGCTTGCCGCCGCGCTCGCGGCCATCGTCGGCAGCGCCAACCTGACGGCGAACCCGGCGCTGCGGCTTAGTGGACTCGCGCCGGCGGCTCTGGTCAAGCCGGCGAATGCCGCGGAAGTGGCCGATTGTCTGCGCGTCTGTTCCTCGATGAATGCGGCGGTGATCCCGGCAGGGCAGGGACAATGGCTGGAGTGCGGCAACCCTTTGCGTCGCGCCGATGTCGTGTTGAGCCTTGAGCGCATGAGCCGCATCGTTGACTATAGCGCGCCGGATTTGACCATCACCGTCGAAGCCGGCATAACGCTCAAGGAGTTGAACGAGACGATAAGCCGTGATCGTTTATGGCTGCCGCTCGACCCGCCGGGCGCAAGCGCGGCAACTGTCGGCGCGGTGGTCGCCTGCAATCAGAGCGGCGCTTTGCGCTGCGGCTTCGGCACGCCGCGTGATTATGTGATCGGCCTGAAGCTGGCGCACGCCGATGGCCGCGCGAGCAAGTCCGGCGGCCGCGTCGTCAAGAACGTCGCCGGCTATGACTTGAATAAACTTTATGTTGGCAGCTATGGCACGCTTGCGGTAATTACCGAAGTGACCTTCAAGCTGCGCCCGCAGCCTGAGCAGTGCGTCACCGTCGTCGTGACGCCCAGTCGTTCGGGCCGGCTTACCGGATTGGCCCGGCAGGTCATCGGGATGCAGTTGCAGCCGGTCGCTTGTGTTGTATTATTCACGCCCGGCGCTGAAAAGTTGCTGCTGCGCTTTGCCGATAACGCAGCCGCCGTGAAGGCTCAGGAGGACGCGCTGCGGCAGGCGACCGGCAAAGCAGATCGAATGGCCGACTTTAGCGGCGCGGACGAAGTGGCGCTCTGGGAGAAAGTCAATGACATGGATCGCGCGGGGCAAGTCGTTTTGCGAATGAGCGTCCCCCTTTCAAAGACCGTTGATCTGTACGAGGTTTTAGTAGATGAAAGCAGAGGGTTGCTGCGGGCTGATTTCGGCAGTGGTATTGTGCGCGAGGCCACGGACGTGACCGATGGCCTTATCATCAAGATCGAGCAGCGGCGCGCGGCGGTTGAGCAACTCGGCGGCACGCTGTTCATCGAGCAAGCGCCGCTCGAAGTCAGGCGACAGGTAGATGCCTGGGGCGAAGTCGGCACGGCGGCGCGGCTGATGCAAGCCGTCAAAGAAAAATTTGATCCGCGGGGAACCTTAAATCCGGGCCGGTTTGTTGCGGGTATCTGA
- a CDS encoding PilT/PilU family type 4a pilus ATPase, translated as MSTINFSQVVQMMLSVSDKISDLIFSPGRPPQVELIGKLTPINIPGMEKLTPAHTAGIAKALIGNNKVAEQTLEDHGSADLSFSLTGLSRFRVNIFKQRGTFAIVMRVVPDIVPTFEQLNLPEVLKEVAELKNGIVLVTGPTGSGKSSSLAAIIDLINDSKYYHIVTIEDPIEFMHRHKKSTVHQRELHSDTSTFAYALRAALRQAPKVILVGEIRDLETCEVALEASETGHLVLSTLHTTDAVKTVERLIGLFPKSQEHIIRMRLAGAFRFIASQRLIPRADNHGRVAAIEILKSTARTRDYVEKGEREGKSLYDAMRDGNLDGMQVFDDVIEQLIREGTITMNDGLVYATNRQNLMLQLSDFGSGSASGMFGRGATSDLIS; from the coding sequence ATGTCGACGATCAATTTTTCGCAAGTCGTGCAAATGATGCTTTCGGTATCGGACAAGATATCAGACCTGATTTTTTCCCCCGGTCGTCCGCCGCAAGTCGAACTCATCGGCAAGCTGACACCGATCAATATACCCGGCATGGAGAAGCTGACGCCGGCGCACACCGCCGGTATCGCCAAGGCGCTCATCGGGAACAACAAAGTTGCCGAACAGACTCTCGAAGATCATGGCTCGGCGGACCTATCCTTCAGCCTCACCGGGTTGTCGCGCTTTCGCGTCAACATCTTCAAGCAGCGCGGCACGTTCGCCATCGTTATGCGTGTGGTGCCGGACATCGTGCCGACCTTCGAGCAATTGAATCTTCCGGAAGTGCTAAAAGAGGTGGCCGAATTAAAGAATGGTATCGTCCTGGTGACCGGACCAACGGGATCAGGGAAATCTTCGTCGCTGGCGGCCATCATCGATCTCATCAACGACAGCAAGTATTACCATATCGTCACCATCGAAGACCCAATCGAATTCATGCACCGGCATAAGAAGTCGACCGTGCATCAACGCGAGCTGCACTCGGATACTTCGACATTCGCTTATGCGTTGCGCGCGGCGCTGCGGCAGGCGCCGAAGGTGATCCTGGTCGGCGAGATACGCGATCTGGAAACCTGCGAGGTGGCGCTCGAAGCATCGGAAACCGGCCATCTGGTGCTTTCGACGTTGCATACGACGGACGCTGTGAAAACGGTCGAGCGTTTGATCGGCCTCTTCCCCAAGAGCCAGGAGCACATTATCCGAATGCGGCTCGCCGGCGCGTTTCGCTTCATCGCCTCACAGCGGCTCATCCCGCGCGCCGACAATCACGGGCGTGTGGCGGCAATCGAAATTCTTAAATCAACGGCGCGCACCCGCGACTATGTAGAGAAAGGCGAGCGTGAAGGCAAATCCCTTTATGACGCGATGCGTGACGGCAACCTGGACGGCATGCAGGTCTTTGATGACGTGATTGAGCAGTTGATTCGCGAAGGCACCATCACCATGAACGATGGCCTGGTCTACGCAACGAATCGCCAGAATCTGATGCTGCAACTTTCCGACTTCGGCAGTGGTTCAGCCAGCGGCATGTTCGGGCGCGGGGCGACAAGCGACTTGATCAGCTGA
- a CDS encoding DUF309 domain-containing protein, with protein sequence MTANATDKTTGAAFGDQHERVYAREYLDGIAHFNAERYYEAHEIWEAIWLRSAGDTRLFYHMLIQAAVALYHHQRGNTHGVRTLYRRASEKLEQLPAHFMSLDVKAFACQLERFIAGSLEREAEALPLNDTPRPMIRLQTSR encoded by the coding sequence ATGACCGCCAACGCCACGGACAAGACAACCGGCGCGGCTTTCGGTGACCAGCATGAGCGTGTCTATGCGCGCGAATACCTGGACGGCATCGCCCATTTCAACGCCGAGCGTTATTACGAGGCGCACGAAATCTGGGAGGCGATCTGGCTGCGCTCGGCGGGCGACACGCGATTGTTTTATCACATGCTGATTCAGGCAGCGGTCGCCTTATATCATCACCAACGCGGCAACACGCACGGCGTGCGGACGTTGTATAGGCGCGCATCTGAAAAACTGGAACAACTGCCGGCGCACTTTATGTCGCTCGACGTGAAAGCATTCGCTTGCCAGCTTGAAAGGTTTATCGCCGGCTCGCTTGAAAGAGAAGCCGAAGCACTGCCGTTAAACGACACCCCGCGGCCAATGATCCGGCTTCAAACATCAAGGTGA
- a CDS encoding heterodisulfide reductase-related iron-sulfur binding cluster, which yields MKTASEQVIAQTPLGSRLEANNDRLLTCVHCGLCLQACPTYRALGNENDSPRGRVYLMRGVVEGRLNVAESFISHIDLCLGCRACESACPSSVPYGHLLEAARAEVSSAKAQRGWFSERLLRFFLNQVFMRPALLRIGMRLTRALRDSGLAEMAFETRLVGGRLRFALALLLATRSPLTRSERRAASRASTSASETAATRNVARAKDQLKVAVLRGCVMEGLFGPTNRATERVLARNGCEIVEVDRQMCCGALHAHAGQLESARQLARANIDAFLASGCERVIVNAAGCGAAMKEYGALLADDPEYAEKAAGFSRKVKDVTEFLAGRGISEPPHAINRRITYDAPCHLYHAQRVTQAPIDLLKAIPGLELVPLRGSESCCGGAGIYNLQHPELSEEILADKLAAIRESGADTVATANPGCIMQISAGARMNHMQIAVIHPIELLDAAYCD from the coding sequence ATGAAAACGGCAAGCGAACAAGTCATAGCGCAAACGCCTCTGGGCTCGCGGCTCGAAGCCAACAACGACCGGCTGCTCACCTGTGTGCATTGCGGGCTCTGTCTACAAGCCTGTCCGACTTACCGCGCGCTGGGTAATGAAAATGACTCGCCACGCGGGCGCGTCTACTTGATGCGCGGCGTCGTCGAAGGCCGTTTGAATGTCGCCGAATCCTTCATCTCGCATATCGATCTCTGCCTCGGCTGTCGCGCCTGCGAATCGGCTTGTCCGTCGAGCGTGCCGTATGGCCACTTGCTTGAAGCAGCGCGCGCCGAAGTGTCGAGCGCCAAAGCCCAGCGCGGCTGGTTCAGCGAGCGGCTCTTGCGATTCTTCTTGAATCAAGTCTTCATGCGCCCGGCGCTGTTGCGCATAGGCATGAGACTGACGCGCGCCCTGCGTGACAGCGGCCTCGCCGAGATGGCGTTCGAGACACGGCTGGTCGGCGGGCGCTTGCGATTCGCGCTGGCGTTGTTGCTGGCGACGCGCTCGCCGCTAACCAGGTCTGAACGACGAGCCGCGAGTCGAGCTTCTACATCTGCGAGTGAAACCGCGGCGACGAGGAATGTCGCGAGAGCGAAGGATCAGCTCAAAGTCGCTGTGCTGCGCGGCTGCGTGATGGAAGGTCTGTTCGGCCCGACCAATCGCGCCACCGAGCGCGTCCTGGCGCGCAACGGTTGTGAGATCGTCGAGGTTGACCGGCAGATGTGCTGCGGCGCGTTGCACGCTCATGCCGGACAGTTGGAATCTGCAAGGCAACTGGCGCGGGCAAACATTGACGCCTTTCTGGCGAGCGGCTGCGAGCGCGTCATCGTCAACGCCGCCGGCTGCGGCGCGGCGATGAAAGAGTATGGGGCGCTGCTCGCTGATGACCCGGAGTATGCCGAAAAGGCCGCCGGCTTCAGTCGCAAGGTGAAAGACGTTACGGAATTCCTTGCCGGGCGGGGCATCTCCGAGCCGCCGCACGCCATCAATCGGCGCATTACCTATGACGCGCCATGCCATCTCTACCACGCGCAGCGTGTCACTCAAGCGCCGATTGATCTGCTGAAGGCGATACCGGGCCTTGAGCTTGTGCCGCTGAGGGGCTCGGAAAGCTGCTGCGGCGGCGCCGGCATCTACAATCTGCAACACCCTGAGCTGAGCGAGGAAATTCTTGCGGACAAGCTCGCGGCCATCCGCGAAAGCGGCGCCGATACGGTTGCGACGGCGAACCCGGGATGTATCATGCAAATAAGCGCCGGCGCGCGGATGAATCACATGCAGATCGCCGTCATTCATCCCATCGAGCTTCTGGACGCGGCCTATTGCGATTGA